From the Candidatus Hydrogenedentota bacterium genome, the window TCGAGGCGTCTCGGAAATCTATTGCCAGAATGCAATGGAGGGAGTAAGCTAAAGACGAGAGGAAAGTTTCACGTGTTATGATGAGGGGTGCCCCACCGGGCAAACGAAAGGAATCGGGGGTATGTGCACCGTGCACCGTCGTTCCGGGTTCACGCTTATTGAGTTGCTGGTGGTCATAGCCATTATTGGCATTCTCGCGGCGATACTCTTGCCGGCGCTGGCGCGGGCGCGCGAATCCGCCCGCCGCAGCTCGTGCCAGAATAACCTCAAGGAATGGGGGATTGTCTTGAAGATGTACGCCAACGAGGACCCGGGCGAGCGATTTCCTCCCGTGTTCTTCCGGGACGGGCGCGTAGCCCAGTTTATCGACCGTAACGACCCGTCCATGGCGTTGCGAACCTATAACGACGGCATTTTCGCCGCCGCGGGGCCGGACACGCTCAAGATATATCCGGAATATCTGACCGATCCGAATATTTGCTTCTGCCCGTCCGATGCGGAAAGCGGACCGGACGACGCCCTGTTCACCTGGAAGGACGACATCTGTTTCGGCTACCTGGGCAATGACGCCAATTGGTGCGCGGGCGCCGTTGATGAAAGTTATGCCTATCTGGGCTGGACGCTTGACCGCGCGGAGATGGACGACACGCCGATTCCCGTGCCGCCGCTTATCCCGGAAATCCCGCCG encodes:
- a CDS encoding prepilin-type N-terminal cleavage/methylation domain-containing protein; amino-acid sequence: MHRRSGFTLIELLVVIAIIGILAAILLPALARARESARRSSCQNNLKEWGIVLKMYANEDPGERFPPVFFRDGRVAQFIDRNDPSMALRTYNDGIFAAAGPDTLKIYPEYLTDPNICFCPSDAESGPDDALFTWKDDICFGYLGNDANWCAGAVDESYAYLGWTLDRAEMDDTPIPVPPLIPEIPPGLTAPIQLVELGVNSVFEAWYHPERAEEIADGDVEVTAGTGNGGGDTVYRLREGIERFLISDINNPAAAAKAQSTVWVMFDHIATDPSGFNHVPGGSNVLYLDGHVDFVRYIKANDDGTGGSPAPVNVGTALILGLVYVELN